One segment of Solanum stenotomum isolate F172 chromosome 1, ASM1918654v1, whole genome shotgun sequence DNA contains the following:
- the LOC125855458 gene encoding uncharacterized protein LOC125855458 has protein sequence MVFAQGGDCVLSSQGKLCIPNVDDFLERIMEESHSSRYLIQPGATKMYHDLREVHWWSGMKSCIAEFVAMCPNCQQFKADLQRSYRGTQFTVQLWKSFQKVLGSKVTLSATFNPQTDSQVERTIHTFEEMLRACVLEFKGWFEGCEAELIGLGFVHQSMEKVKTNQEKYITL, from the exons ATGGTCTTTGCACAAGGGGGAGATTGTGTATTGAGCTCTCAAGGTAAGCTGTGTATTCCAAATGTGGATGATTTCCTAGAGAGAATCATGGAAGAATCCCATAGTTCTAGATATTTGATTCAACCAGgtgccaccaagatgtaccatgatttgAGAGAGGTCCATTGGTGGAGTGGGATGAAGAGttgcattgcagagtttgttgctatgTGCCCAAATTGCCAGCAATTCAAGGCTGATCTTCAAAGGTCAT atagaggtacTCAGTTTACTGTGCAGTTGTGGAAATCATTTCAGAAAgttttgggttcaaaggtgaccCTTAGTGCTACCTTTAATCCTCAAACTGATAGTCAAGTAGAGCGCACAATTCACACCTTTGAGGaaatgttgagagcttgtgtctTGGAGTTCAAAG GCTGGTTTGAGGGTTGTGAAGCTGAGCTGATAGGACTAGGTTTTGTTCATCAatctatggagaaggtgaagacAAATCAAGAGAAGTATATAACACTGTAG